Within the Salinimonas marina genome, the region GAAAAAGGTGGTGAATTCCACTTCTTCGATGGCGCCAAGCGACTCTTTCAGCAGTGCCTGGGTTTCTTTGCGTAACTCGGTGTTATAGCGTTCACGCGGGACAAAGACCATACAGGAGAAAAACCGGCCAAACACATCTTTGCGAATGAACAGGCGGGTGATACCACGCTCCTGCATCTGAAAAATACCCATCACAATTTGCTTAAGTTCTTCGGCAGGAGTCTGCAACAACTCATCCCGCGGATAGGTTTCGACGATATTCACAAACGCTTTGTAGGCGTGAGTGCCAGGCTCAAACCCACTCAAGTCACAGATTTTCTCAATCTTGTCACTCAGGATCGGAAGCTGAGTCACCGAAGCATTGTAAAAAGAGGCAGAGTAAAGTCCCAGGAATCGGTGTTCACCCACCACCTGACCTTCTTTATTGAATGCTTTCACGCCGACATAATCCATAAAGGCCGGACGATGTACCTGCGAGCGGGTATTGGTTTTGGTGAGCATCAGCGGATTTTTGCTAAGCGCTTCATCACGGGCGGTAGCAGGCAGCTTTGATAACAGACGTTCACGTTCACTGATGGAATTTTTCATCAGTCCCAAACTACTGTCGTTATCGGGTATCCAGCGGTGGTCACCCTCAATGGCTTTAACGCTGTAATACCGATAGCCCATCAGGGTGAAATTGTGATCCGCCAGCCAATCCAGAAAACGGCGGGTCTGATCAATTGCATTGTCGTCACAAGGCAGATTTAAGTCTTCAATGTTATTACAGACGTTATGTAACTGGCTGGACATTTCCTGCCAGTCGTTTACTGCTAAGGACACTTCATCAACCACCGAGTGCAGTTCTTTGGTCAGATTCTGTAACTCTTTTTTACTGGTCTGACGGTCAATTTCAATAAACAGCACGGTTTCTTTTTGATTGCCGTTGCCAGTCTGGTTGGCTTCTTTGAAACCGGTAAGATGGTTGTTGTCATCGCGCTCCAGACTAAACGGTCGGTGCAATAACAAGTGGGCGGTAATACCCTGGCGATTCAGTGACATTCGCACCGAGTCTACCAAAAAGGGCATATCACGAACGACAATTTCTACAATCGTGTGACTTGAGTGCCAGCCGTGTTTTGAAATTTCCGGGTTAAAAACCCGAATGTACGGTTTGTTTTTATCAAAGTCGTACAAAATGTTCCACAGACTTAAAGTGGCGCCATAAAGGTCGCTGTCGTTACGGTGTTCCAGATCTTCGTGTGAGATATTTTTATAGAGAAGCTGACCGAACTGTTTTACCAGTGCCTTTTGTTTCGCATCCACCTTCTTATCAATAAGCGAGAAAACATTGTCCAGTAGTACAGAGTGTCGCTTGGAGGTGACTGTCATGAATAAACCTTAAATTTACGTAAGTGCGGAAAAACCCTGACCATTTTCGCTAAAAGCAGGGATAAATGAAAGCCCTGTTTTAACGCTTTGTTAACAGCTTAGATAAGTATGCAAAAAACACCTATAAAAAAGGGCCTTACGGCCCTTTTACATGTTTACCTATGCAAAAATATCTTACTGGTCGGGCGACTTATCTTCGTTCCGGTTGGCCCACAGAAAGCGGGCTAGTGCCGGTAATACGATAATGGCACCTAACATGTTCACCAAAAACATGAATGTGAGTAATATTCCCATATCCATCTGAAATTTCAGTGAGGAGAACACCCAGGTACTCACTCCAATAGCAAGAGTTATGCCTGTGAACAAGACGGCGCTGCCGCGTTCATTAAGGGCGGTCAGATAAGCTTGCTGAACCGAATCACCCTGCTTGATACGCGCATTCATAGTGGAAAGAATGTAAATCCCATAATCCACCCCAATCCCGACGCCCAATGCGATTACCGGCAAGGTGGACACGGTCAGACCGATTTCCAGGAAGGTCATTAATGCCTGCGCCAGCACCGATACCACATACAATGGAATCACCACAGACAGGGTGGAACGCAACGATCGGAAGCTAAGTAGGCAAAGTAAGATAACCGCGCCAAACACATACGCCATCATCGGAATTTGCGCTTCTTTTACCGCTTCATTGGTCGCCGCCATTACTCCTACCGGGCCTGACGCCAGGCTGAATTTCATATCGTCAGTTTCATAGCTTTCACGATATTGTTTTACCGCATCCACCACCCGTGAAATGGTCTCAGCTTTATGATCTTCCATGAACAAGATAATAGGCATGACCGAGCAATCCCCATTTAACAGTCCCGAAGAGGTCGGAATGCGTGCAATGGCCTGCACCAGGGTCTGCTGATTACGCGGCAGCACCTGCCATTTTACATTCCCTTCGTTGTAACCGGCATTCACTACTTTGGCGATAGAGGCCAGCGACACTGTAGACTGCACGCCAGGGACATTTTTCATTTTCCACTGAAAATCATCCATGGCATTCATAACCTCATAAGAGGTACAGGCTTCAGGGGTGGTTTCTACCAGGACCGACAGATAATCAACGGTAACCTCATATTTATTGGTGATAAGAAAGGTATCCTGATTGTACCGGGAGGATTCATGCAGCGCGGGCGCCCCGGCATGCAGATCACCAATCTTCATTTGCTGCGACTGATATAGCCCGAACACCAATAGCAAGGAGGTAACCAGTAAAATAATCAACGCTGGGGTTTTGTGTGAACAGCCTGCCACCCATTGCCAAAACCGAACCGAATGCGCTTCTTTACCTTCAAACTTGGCCACATAGTTATGATCAAGCTTCAAAAAGCTCATTAACACCGGTAACAGGATGAGGTTGGTTAAAATAATCACCGCTACACCCATGCTGGCAGTGATAGCCAGTTCGCGAATAATTCCGATATCAATTACCAATAAGGTCATAAATCCGACCGTATCGGAAAGCAGCGCTATGCCGCCTGGAATCAACAGGCTTCTGAAGGCAAACATGGCAGCATGCTTGGCGCCCGCGCCCGCCACGGCCTTTTTCTCCACCGCATTGATCATCTGCACGCCATGGGAAACGCCAATAGCAAACACTAGAAATGGCACCAGGATTGACATCGGATCGATGCCAAAGCCCATCACAGTTAACAGGCCCAGCTGCCAGACCACCGCGATAAACGAACAGGTAAGCGGCAGGATGGTCAGCATCAGGTTACGCGAGAAGAAAAATACCATTACCGCGGTGATCGCCAGCGCCAGCGCAAAAAACAACACCACATCTTTGGCGCCTTCGGCCACATCGCCAATCATCTTGGCAAAGCCGATAACATGAATTGAGATGCGATCATTTTCGTATTGCTGACGTAGCTGCTGCTCCAGTTCGCCGGCCAGTGCCAACGTGTCCAGGGGCTCACCGGTTTCCGGGTTCAGGTCAAGTAATTGCGCGGTCACCATTGAGCAGCTGTAGTCATTCGAGACCTGGCGCCCGACAATATTGGCTTTTTCAATATTCGCTGCGACCTGCTCCAAGGCTTTGGGATTTTTTGAGTTGAAGTCGGCCGGGATAACCGGTCCGCCGGCAAAGCCCCCTTCGACGATCTCAGTAAAGCGGGTAGACGGCGAAAACAGTGAGGCGACTAACGAACGGTCAACCCCATTGATGAAAAACAACTGATCATGGACATTCTTCAGGGTATCGAAAAATTCAGGATTAAAGATATTGCCCTGCTTATCACACACCGACACATACACACTATTGGCCCCACCAAAGTCATTTCGGTGCTCCATATAGGTCTGCATATATTCATGGTTAAGCGGAATGTTTTTTTCAAAGCCGGCGTCCAGCTTAAGTAAAGAGGCCTGATAGCCCAGAAACAGAGTAGCAATTGCAAAAAATACGATAACGGCTATGCGATTGGTAAAAAACAGCCGTTCAAGAAATTGAGTAATACGCGACATAATACCTTCTTATTCTAATGTAAGGTTTTTTATTCCATTTGCCGACACCGCCAACCCGTCCTGATTGAATAGCGTGGCGTTCACAATAGCGGCTTTGTCGTCAATCTGACGCACCTTTATCCCTGCTTCAGCTTCACAGTCTGCTGCCCGGGCATAGGGATCATGCTGACTCACCGGAAAAGGTTTGGTCAGCGTCACAATTATGCCGTTATTGCCTAAGGCCGCGACCTTATTCTGACTTATCGGTACAATGGAATTTAGCGTACTGGTAGAGCAGGTTTTTACATATTGCCAGTTTTGGTTGCCCTGCATCACAAATATATTGCCGCGTAAGCCAACCGCCATCACGGTTTGTTCATCCAGCGCCGCTATATCAAAAAAAGAGCCGGTATAATCAACGCTGTAACGTTGCCAGTTTTTGCCCTGATCATCACTATAGGCCAGGGTCCCGGCTTCACCGGCCAGATACAGTCGCTTGCCATCCTGGGACAAACGATTGATGTGGGGTAAAATGGAATTTAATTCCTGTTCATAAAATGCTTCGTCCTCTTCACGAATATCTTCGAGATATTCACGGTCATAAGGATCTAACAAAGAAGCATGCAACTCTGCACGCCATTGTTTGCCGCCGTCGTTCGTGCGATAAAACATGCCATAGGCGCCCACGGCTATCCCATGCTGTTTATCAAAAAAATGGATATCAAGAAAAGGGCGCTCTAATTTAGGGTTGGTAAACTGTACGGTCCAGCTCACACCGCCGTCATCCGAATGTAAAATAGTCGCATCGTGCCCCACTGCCCACACCTGCTCACCTAACATGGTGACAGCGGTTAATGTGGTTGTTGTCGGTACATCGGCTTGCTGAAAATTTTCACCGTCTTTAGAAAGTAAAATATGGCCCGTTCCCCAACCATCACCAACGATTTATCTGCGGTGATATCCAAAAGCAATGATTGTTCAACCAGGGGGGCCTGATAAGCTGTCTGAGCGCATACACAGGCACTGAAGGCCAGTGCAGCAAAAGCTGCCAGAGGTGTTTTCATAAAACAATCCTGAAAATAAGAAAAACGAAGGCGAAGCCAGGTGGCCTCGCCTTTAGGTGAGATTAACGCTTGCCTTCGCGACGAAGGGCCTGGGGAGTAAACTCGACATCACGGGGACGTACAGAAAAATCATAAATATCTTCTTCGTTATCGAGACCGATGGCCAGATAACGCCGTGAGTTCAAATCATGATACACATCAAGAGTTGACCATTGGGTAGGAACATCATAATAGTTCACACCGTATGCCACCCCTACGCGGTATAACTCACCCCGGTTGTCATACATATCCGCAATTTGAATCTGCCAGCTATCTTCATCAATAAAGAATACCCGTTTTTGATAAACATGGCGGAAACCTTCTTTAAGCGAAGCTTCAACCACCCAAACCCGGTGTTTTTCCCAGCGGGTCAGTTCCGGATTGATATGATTGGGTTTTAAAATTTCGTCGTAGCTGACCTCATCGCTATGTAATTTATAGTTGTTGTAGGCAATGTACATTTCTTTTTTGCCTTTTAACTCCCAGTTATAGCGATTGGGCGAGCCATTGAACATATCAAAATCATCGGTGGTACGCAGGCCGTCGGCCGCAGTCCCCGGGGTGTCGTAGGCAATGTTAGGTGCCGCCCGAACCCGGCGCTGACCGGTGTTATACGTCCAGGCCCGGCGAGGTTCTTTAATCTGATCTACGGTTTCATGTACCAGTAGCGCAGTACCTGCCAAACGAGCGGGTTTAGTGACCTTTTGCTTAAACATAAACAGGATATTGTCATCCAGCAACTCTTCAGGCGTCATGCCTTCTTTGGCGTACTGAATAAGCAGTTGTTCATCAAACCCGATAACATTGTAGTCGCCGGCCGAGGTCACTGCTGCCTGGCCCCCATAACGCTGAACCGCTTCACCGCGATAGCGTAAAATGTGATTCCAGATGGCTTCTAAGCCGTTTTCTGGTACCGGAAACGGAATACCACGTACCGCCCCTTTTAACCCATTACCACCCTCGATAAGCTCGGCGCGGGTGGCATTGGCTTTGGTGGCCGCATAGACATCCTGTGGGTTGGACGCTGAACGACGGCTCTGATAGACCGGCATTTTGTAGGTCTCTGGATAAGCCTCAAACAGCGCTTGCTGACCTTCGGACAAAAATTCAGCGTATTCTTTGTAGTTATCGGCAGTAATGGTGAACTTCACGGTATCGCCGGGATAGGGATCAGGGTGATGATCACCTTCTGAGTAACCTTCAGGCGCTTTGGTAATACCCCCATCCCAGGCCGGAATACTGCCATCGGCATTGGCGGCTTTTTCACCGCCTAACGGGGTAAGCTCATTGCCCAGTTTGTTGGCTTCCTGCTCTGAAATTTTTGCCAGCGCACAGCTACTGGCTACCGACAACGAAACCGCCGCCGCAATCAAGGTAAACTTTTTCATCATAGTTAATGCCCCTTAAATTGAGTACTTGATATTGAACGACACAAAGTCACGGTCTGCCAGTGCGTTGGTGGTGCCAATACCATCCCAAAAGGCACTGTAAGACGCCGTCGCTGACCATCTGCTCAAGTAATCGAAGGTGAAGGAAAGATTCGCCGATTTTGTGTCTTCGGTGAATAGAAATAGTGGGTCCGGAGTGGTGCCCTCTACATCATGGGAGAAGGTGGCCCGCATACGCATATTGACGCCAGCCATAATATTGTTGTAGTCGGCGACCGCCAATAAGCGGTAACCCCACGCATCATCAGTGGCAAACGGATTGGTTTCGGGGCCATCTGATAATCCCTGATGCAGACCGGTACGCGGATTACCCGATGGTGTCGGTTCTAATGAGGGGGTTCTGGCGGTGCCCGGCGCATTCAAACGAATGACTTCAGGATCCGGGAAATCCACCACATTGACATAGCCCGCTTCACCCAACATGATGAAGTTATCTGAGCCGAACATGGGTCCGAATACATGAGATAAGGTAAACTGGGCCTGCCAGGTATCGGAGAGTAAAAATCCTTCTGCAGACTCACCAGGACCGACATCACGACCAATATTTTTAAGCTGGGAGATACCCGCCAGATCCGGACGTAATCCCGCATTTGCCAACTGCTCAGGCATCGCCTGATAAAGTAATTCTACGTCATCTATTTGCAGTGGCTCATCCACCCGGTAGGCGAACTCACCGGCCAGCGCAGTAGTACCAATATTGGTATTAAAGCTCATGCCGTATAATTTGATATCTTCAGGGTACAG harbors:
- a CDS encoding efflux RND transporter permease subunit, with translation MSRITQFLERLFFTNRIAVIVFFAIATLFLGYQASLLKLDAGFEKNIPLNHEYMQTYMEHRNDFGGANSVYVSVCDKQGNIFNPEFFDTLKNVHDQLFFINGVDRSLVASLFSPSTRFTEIVEGGFAGGPVIPADFNSKNPKALEQVAANIEKANIVGRQVSNDYSCSMVTAQLLDLNPETGEPLDTLALAGELEQQLRQQYENDRISIHVIGFAKMIGDVAEGAKDVVLFFALALAITAVMVFFFSRNLMLTILPLTCSFIAVVWQLGLLTVMGFGIDPMSILVPFLVFAIGVSHGVQMINAVEKKAVAGAGAKHAAMFAFRSLLIPGGIALLSDTVGFMTLLVIDIGIIRELAITASMGVAVIILTNLILLPVLMSFLKLDHNYVAKFEGKEAHSVRFWQWVAGCSHKTPALIILLVTSLLLVFGLYQSQQMKIGDLHAGAPALHESSRYNQDTFLITNKYEVTVDYLSVLVETTPEACTSYEVMNAMDDFQWKMKNVPGVQSTVSLASIAKVVNAGYNEGNVKWQVLPRNQQTLVQAIARIPTSSGLLNGDCSVMPIILFMEDHKAETISRVVDAVKQYRESYETDDMKFSLASGPVGVMAATNEAVKEAQIPMMAYVFGAVILLCLLSFRSLRSTLSVVIPLYVVSVLAQALMTFLEIGLTVSTLPVIALGVGIGVDYGIYILSTMNARIKQGDSVQQAYLTALNERGSAVLFTGITLAIGVSTWVFSSLKFQMDMGILLTFMFLVNMLGAIIVLPALARFLWANRNEDKSPDQ
- a CDS encoding WD40/YVTN/BNR-like repeat-containing protein translates to MLGEQVWAVGHDATILHSDDGGVSWTVQFTNPKLERPFLDIHFFDKQHGIAVGAYGMFYRTNDGGKQWRAELHASLLDPYDREYLEDIREEDEAFYEQELNSILPHINRLSQDGKRLYLAGEAGTLAYSDDQGKNWQRYSVDYTGSFFDIAALDEQTVMAVGLRGNIFVMQGNQNWQYVKTCSTSTLNSIVPISQNKVAALGNNGIIVTLTKPFPVSQHDPYARAADCEAEAGIKVRQIDDKAAIVNATLFNQDGLAVSANGIKNLTLE
- a CDS encoding DUF1329 domain-containing protein, whose amino-acid sequence is MMKKFTLIAAAVSLSVASSCALAKISEQEANKLGNELTPLGGEKAANADGSIPAWDGGITKAPEGYSEGDHHPDPYPGDTVKFTITADNYKEYAEFLSEGQQALFEAYPETYKMPVYQSRRSASNPQDVYAATKANATRAELIEGGNGLKGAVRGIPFPVPENGLEAIWNHILRYRGEAVQRYGGQAAVTSAGDYNVIGFDEQLLIQYAKEGMTPEELLDDNILFMFKQKVTKPARLAGTALLVHETVDQIKEPRRAWTYNTGQRRVRAAPNIAYDTPGTAADGLRTTDDFDMFNGSPNRYNWELKGKKEMYIAYNNYKLHSDEVSYDEILKPNHINPELTRWEKHRVWVVEASLKEGFRHVYQKRVFFIDEDSWQIQIADMYDNRGELYRVGVAYGVNYYDVPTQWSTLDVYHDLNSRRYLAIGLDNEEDIYDFSVRPRDVEFTPQALRREGKR